A single genomic interval of Helianthus annuus cultivar XRQ/B chromosome 6, HanXRQr2.0-SUNRISE, whole genome shotgun sequence harbors:
- the LOC110890018 gene encoding GDSL esterase/lipase LTL1: MASPKSSLAILLCLTIIAVLSSFVVLEAEARAFFVFGDSLVDNGNNNFLATSARADAPPYGIDYPTHRATGRFSNGFNIPDLISQAIGEEATLPYLSPYLTGERLLVGANFASAGVGVLNDTGVQFANIIRITQQMQYFEQYQQRVSDIIGPEETQRLVNQALCLITLGGNDFVNNYYLVPFSARSRQFALPDYVVYVISEYRKVLARLYELGLTRVLVTGTGPLGCVPAELAQRSRDGNCAPELQRAASLFNPQLQDMINSLNSEIGSTVFIGANIRQTNIDFINNPGRYGFVTSKIACCGQGPYNGIGLCTALSNVCPNRDIYAFWDAFHPSERANRIIVQQILSGSTEYMSPMNLSTIMALDAAANV, translated from the exons ATGGCTAGCCCAAAATCATCACTAGCCATATTATTGTGTTTGACAATAATTGCAGTTTTAAGTAGTTTTGTTGTACTTGAAGCTGAGGCTAGAGCTTTCTTTGTGTTTGGTGACTCGTTAGTCGATAATGGCAACAACAACTTCTTGGCAACCTCTGCACGAGCCGATGCACCTCCTTATGGGATTGATTATCCCACTCATCGTGCTACAGGCCGGTTCTCCAATGGATTTAATATTCCTGACCTTATCA GTCAAGCCATTGGTGAAGAAGCCACTTTGCCATACTTGAGTCCATATCTTACAGGTGAAAGGTTACTTGTTGGTGCCAATTTTGCTTCTGCTGGTGTTGGGGTACTTAATGACACAGGAGTTCAGTTT GCTAACATAATAAGGATCACACAGCAAATGCAATACTTTGAACAGTATCAACAAAGGGTGAGTGACATAATTGGCCCTGAGGAGACTCAAAGGCTTGTGAATCAAGCTTTGTGTCTTATCACATTGGGAGGCAATGATTTTGTAAACAACTACTATCTAGTCCCATTCTCAGCAAGATCTAGACAGTTTGCTCTTCCAGATTATGTTGTCTACGTCATCTCCGAATACCGCAAAGTTTTAGCG AGGCTTTATGAATTGGGATTAACAAGGGTTTTGGTCACCGGAACGGGACCATTGGGATGCGTGCCAGCTGAACTAGCCCAACGTAGCCGAGACGGTAACTGTGCACCCGAATTGCAAAGAGCAGCAAGTTTGTTCAACCCACAACTCCAAGATATGATTAACAGTCTAAATAGTGAGATCGGTAGCACTGTGTTTATCGGTGCCAATATTCGACAAACAAACATCGATTTCATAAACAACCCTGGAAGATATG GATTTGTTACATCAAAGATCGCGTGTTGTGGACAAGGACCATATAATGGAATCGGGCTATGCACAGCGTTGTCAAACGTGTGTCCCAATAGAGACATCTATGCGTTTTGGGATGCTTTCCATCCATCGGAGAGAGCAAACAGGATCATTGTGCAACAAATTTTATCGGGCTCAACCGAATACATGTCGCCGATGAATCTTAGCACCATCATGGCCTTGGATGCTGCTGCTAATGTGTGA